From Rubrivirga sp. SAORIC476, a single genomic window includes:
- the dps gene encoding DNA starvation/stationary phase protection protein Dps: protein MADSKTAQTPYTTRLGIDADKRHQLVELLNTTLAATSDLYSQTKQAHWNVKGKDFYQLHLLYDELAEKLEEPADLIAERIVLLGGYAYGTVRMAAKNSLIDPFPGTDQDEDESDLNDPSFLTVLADRWAQYADHIRESNGKSDEIGDPGTTDLYDQIVHVAERGTWFIEGHLQRFHGGLTGKGQDPK from the coding sequence ATGGCAGACTCCAAGACCGCTCAGACCCCGTACACCACCCGCCTCGGCATCGACGCCGACAAGCGGCACCAGCTCGTCGAGCTGCTCAACACGACCCTCGCCGCGACCTCGGACCTCTACTCTCAGACGAAGCAGGCCCACTGGAACGTCAAGGGCAAGGACTTCTACCAGCTCCACCTGCTCTACGACGAGCTGGCCGAGAAGCTGGAGGAGCCCGCAGACCTCATCGCCGAGCGCATCGTTCTCCTCGGCGGCTACGCGTACGGCACCGTACGGATGGCGGCCAAGAACAGCCTCATCGACCCCTTCCCCGGCACCGACCAGGACGAGGACGAGAGCGATCTCAACGACCCGTCGTTCCTCACCGTCCTCGCCGACCGCTGGGCGCAGTACGCCGATCACATCCGCGAGTCGAACGGCAAGAGCGACGAGATCGGTGACCCCGGCACGACGGACCTCTACGACCAGATCGTCCACGTCGCAGAGCGGGGCACGTGGTTCATCGAGGGCCACCTCCAGCGCTTCCACGGCGGCCTGACCGGCAAGGGGCAGGACCCGAAGTAG
- a CDS encoding WG repeat-containing protein, which produces MRLLLLLLAVLLAAGEPDAQALVQDPASGLWGVQAEDGTWLTAPTYDAVERPWTDRETGDVYVRVHAEGGMGLLRNGRLILPTRFETIGSEPTFQWQPHLFFLAAPRILAETPEGTKGLYLLDGTEVMAPVHEDIDPAGIYVRVYVGPFETHLYTLDGERVGEEVYATVSYACAETGAATPQTSTTPDGVYAPDRDVLVVRRTRGAQVELLRASDRVPVTRDRFDGVSTMAGVIATVRRRGERRDVSLIGYDGRVRLAGPFDEARSLAQPMPTRYVAVRRGDRWRVADIEAGTLSEAAVEDIGSPRPFAPESPERTFFLAREGGLWGAIDPTGAWLIPPSYDTLSAYRPTSHTLAARRGDETVRLPVGEPEEGGE; this is translated from the coding sequence ATGCGCCTCCTCCTGCTCCTCCTCGCCGTTCTCCTCGCTGCCGGAGAACCGGACGCGCAGGCCCTCGTGCAGGACCCCGCCTCGGGGCTGTGGGGCGTGCAGGCCGAGGATGGAACGTGGCTCACGGCGCCCACCTACGACGCCGTCGAGCGTCCGTGGACCGACCGGGAAACCGGCGACGTGTACGTTCGCGTCCACGCCGAAGGGGGGATGGGGCTCCTCCGGAACGGTCGGCTGATCCTGCCGACGCGGTTCGAGACGATCGGCTCGGAGCCCACCTTCCAGTGGCAGCCACACCTCTTCTTCCTCGCCGCCCCGCGCATCCTCGCAGAGACGCCCGAGGGCACGAAGGGCCTGTACCTGTTGGACGGCACGGAGGTCATGGCGCCCGTCCACGAGGACATCGACCCGGCCGGGATCTACGTCCGCGTCTACGTCGGCCCGTTCGAGACCCACCTGTACACCCTCGACGGCGAGCGAGTGGGGGAGGAGGTCTACGCGACGGTCTCGTATGCCTGCGCCGAGACCGGCGCCGCGACGCCGCAGACCTCCACCACGCCGGACGGCGTCTACGCCCCGGACCGCGACGTGCTGGTCGTCCGCCGGACGCGCGGCGCGCAGGTGGAGCTGCTCCGGGCCTCCGACCGCGTCCCGGTGACGCGCGACCGCTTCGATGGGGTGAGCACGATGGCGGGCGTCATCGCGACGGTGCGTCGGCGCGGAGAGCGTCGGGACGTGTCGCTGATAGGGTACGACGGCAGGGTGCGGCTGGCGGGACCCTTCGACGAGGCACGCTCGCTCGCGCAGCCGATGCCGACGCGGTACGTCGCCGTCCGCCGTGGCGACCGCTGGCGCGTCGCCGACATCGAGGCGGGAACGCTGTCCGAGGCGGCGGTCGAAGACATTGGCTCCCCGCGGCCCTTCGCCCCGGAGAGCCCCGAGCGGACGTTCTTCCTGGCCCGAGAGGGCGGCCTGTGGGGTGCCATCGACCCGACCGGCGCGTGGCTGATTCCCCCGTCGTACGATACCCTCAGCGCCTACCGCCCCACCTCGCACACGCTGGCGGCCCGGCGAGGCGACGAGACCGTGCGGCTCCCCGTCGGCGAACCGGAGGAAGGAGGCGAGTAG
- a CDS encoding aromatic amino acid lyase produces MSASDRSLPAAHARWRGTLHALSGAPEPLFVFDDDATPAASIWTGARAYVRAFREAGLEPGDRIVLGLPPSVAFVQALVAALWEGLTLVPAPPSEAATLLDTVDASAAVLAADAGPSGHAWVPDDVGGPLGIPQRRSTRHDATPDARFLLRTSGTTGAPTWVALSDAGVWSVLDSHREPLALDGGRVLSVLPWHHAFGLILDLLPALLWADELVRDPQSGRDPEALIDLASASESTHLSCVPLTLRRLVGQPGGEDLLARLRGGVVGGAPLAADHAQAMRGTSLRVGYGQTEASPGIALGRPGHAEPGLLGRELGCHVRTEADGVLSFRGANAALGIWTAGEGLTRLDPDRWVRTQDRVERRGGDLYFRGRTGDAFKLDNGRFVRAGEVEATLRDFPGVLDAVVSTPDGTALALDLLTDGRPPVRARVADALGPHARRLGAIRPHTASAWPMLAKGTPDRSSLLQISPLPPAMTTPHLTLGPDRPLDVRRLERTAREASPTVALSDAAQTGMRRSKAALDTVIRRGDAVYGLTTGFGPHVAHGATGDAIGSNLTAHLAAGWGAPASAEVARATVLVRAQQIAQGHSGVAPEVVEAYLAVLHAGLVPYVPCIGSVGASGDLTPLAHVARLLTGEGWALDPATGDRVPAREALAAAGLEPLPLSGREALGLVNGTAFMTATLALAVARAERLLSRTERLVGWAYRMLGCRRAALDARLHDARGHAGQARSAAAIRAEIERGTETEDRSRPLQEVYVLRCAPQILGACRDSLAFARQTVETEMNGVSDNPVVVADPRPEALHGGNFQGQQIAFAADTLNAAIVQAAVFAERLLDALTDPKRGVVEAPLLLAYEPGPTSGLAGAQMTATALVAEMRHHAQMASTSSIPTNAGNQDIVSMGTLAARTALGQAERLAPVLATVGIALAQLSFLRAEGRAPGSRVPLPMWMPPFEGLRADRPLFDDIARVAAIWEAPYDASRTVPTVRSAARSVGGDGVSTSGLVPVVMNEAWDPWSAHRELMRQAVRVG; encoded by the coding sequence ATGTCTGCCTCCGACCGGTCGCTCCCCGCTGCACACGCGCGGTGGCGCGGCACGCTCCACGCCCTCTCGGGCGCCCCGGAGCCGCTGTTTGTCTTCGACGATGACGCGACGCCCGCGGCGTCGATCTGGACGGGCGCCCGCGCCTACGTCCGCGCCTTTCGCGAGGCCGGACTCGAACCGGGAGACCGCATCGTCCTCGGGCTGCCGCCGTCGGTGGCCTTCGTGCAGGCCCTCGTGGCTGCGCTGTGGGAGGGGCTGACCCTCGTTCCCGCGCCGCCGTCCGAGGCGGCCACGCTCCTCGACACGGTCGACGCGTCCGCCGCCGTGCTTGCTGCCGACGCCGGGCCTTCGGGTCACGCCTGGGTGCCCGACGATGTCGGCGGACCCCTCGGCATCCCGCAGCGGCGGTCCACCCGCCACGACGCGACCCCCGACGCCCGATTTCTGCTCCGGACCTCCGGGACGACGGGTGCTCCGACCTGGGTCGCGCTGTCCGATGCGGGGGTCTGGTCGGTGCTCGACAGCCACCGAGAGCCGCTCGCGCTCGACGGAGGCCGCGTGCTGTCTGTCCTGCCCTGGCACCATGCCTTCGGTCTCATCCTGGACCTCCTGCCCGCGCTGCTCTGGGCGGACGAACTGGTCCGCGATCCCCAGTCCGGCCGCGACCCGGAGGCGCTGATCGACCTCGCCTCGGCGTCCGAGTCGACCCACCTGTCGTGCGTACCGCTGACGCTGCGTCGGCTCGTAGGCCAGCCGGGCGGAGAGGACCTGCTCGCGCGACTACGCGGCGGCGTCGTGGGCGGGGCGCCGCTGGCAGCCGACCATGCGCAGGCGATGCGCGGTACCTCCCTGCGCGTCGGCTACGGGCAGACGGAGGCCTCACCGGGCATCGCGCTCGGTCGGCCGGGCCACGCCGAGCCCGGATTGCTCGGCCGCGAACTCGGCTGCCACGTCCGCACCGAGGCGGACGGGGTGCTCTCCTTCCGGGGAGCGAACGCCGCGCTGGGCATCTGGACGGCGGGTGAGGGGCTGACCCGCCTCGATCCCGACCGCTGGGTCCGCACCCAGGACCGCGTCGAGCGGCGCGGTGGGGACCTCTACTTCCGCGGCCGCACCGGCGACGCCTTCAAGCTCGACAACGGGCGCTTCGTGCGCGCGGGCGAGGTGGAGGCCACGCTACGCGACTTCCCCGGCGTCCTCGACGCCGTCGTTTCGACGCCCGACGGGACAGCGCTGGCCCTCGACCTGCTAACGGACGGACGGCCCCCGGTCCGCGCCCGCGTCGCCGATGCCCTCGGACCCCATGCGCGCCGCCTCGGCGCCATCCGACCCCACACTGCCTCTGCCTGGCCGATGCTCGCCAAGGGCACGCCGGACCGTTCCTCTCTCCTCCAGATCTCTCCGCTCCCGCCCGCCATGACGACCCCACATCTGACCCTCGGCCCCGACCGCCCCCTCGACGTCCGCCGCCTGGAGCGGACCGCCCGCGAGGCGAGCCCGACCGTCGCCCTATCGGACGCCGCCCAGACGGGCATGCGCCGCTCGAAGGCCGCTCTCGACACCGTCATCCGCCGAGGCGACGCGGTGTACGGGCTGACGACCGGGTTCGGCCCCCACGTCGCGCACGGGGCGACCGGCGACGCCATCGGCAGCAACCTGACGGCCCACCTCGCGGCGGGGTGGGGGGCGCCCGCCTCGGCCGAGGTCGCCAGGGCCACCGTCCTCGTCCGTGCGCAGCAGATCGCGCAGGGGCACTCGGGCGTCGCGCCGGAGGTGGTGGAGGCGTACCTCGCCGTTCTCCACGCCGGGCTGGTGCCGTACGTGCCGTGCATCGGCTCGGTCGGTGCCAGTGGCGACCTCACCCCCCTCGCCCACGTCGCCCGCCTGCTGACGGGGGAGGGCTGGGCGCTCGACCCGGCGACAGGGGACCGGGTGCCCGCCCGTGAGGCGCTCGCCGCTGCGGGCCTGGAGCCGCTGCCGCTCTCGGGCCGTGAGGCGCTCGGCCTCGTCAACGGGACCGCCTTCATGACGGCGACCCTCGCCCTCGCCGTCGCCCGGGCGGAGCGCCTGCTGTCGCGCACCGAACGGCTCGTCGGCTGGGCGTATCGCATGCTGGGGTGCCGCCGCGCCGCGCTGGACGCTCGCCTTCATGACGCCCGCGGCCACGCCGGGCAGGCGCGCAGCGCCGCCGCCATCCGCGCCGAGATCGAGCGGGGGACCGAGACCGAGGATCGGAGCCGTCCGCTCCAGGAAGTCTACGTCCTCCGGTGCGCCCCTCAGATCCTCGGCGCCTGCCGGGACAGCCTCGCCTTCGCGCGCCAGACGGTCGAGACGGAGATGAACGGCGTCTCCGACAACCCGGTCGTGGTCGCCGACCCGCGCCCCGAGGCGCTCCACGGGGGCAACTTCCAGGGCCAGCAGATCGCTTTCGCCGCCGACACGCTCAACGCCGCGATCGTCCAGGCAGCCGTCTTCGCCGAGCGCCTGCTCGACGCCCTGACCGACCCCAAGCGCGGCGTGGTCGAGGCGCCGCTGCTGCTGGCCTACGAGCCCGGCCCGACGAGTGGACTCGCGGGCGCCCAGATGACTGCGACGGCGCTGGTCGCTGAGATGCGGCACCATGCCCAGATGGCGTCCACCTCGTCGATCCCGACCAACGCAGGCAATCAGGACATCGTCTCGATGGGCACGCTCGCCGCGCGGACGGCGCTCGGGCAGGCCGAGCGGCTCGCGCCGGTGCTGGCGACCGTCGGCATCGCGCTGGCTCAGCTCTCGTTCCTCCGCGCTGAAGGCCGTGCCCCCGGCTCGCGCGTCCCGCTGCCGATGTGGATGCCGCCCTTCGAGGGGCTGCGCGCCGACCGTCCCCTGTTCGACGACATCGCTCGCGTTGCCGCGATCTGGGAGGCCCCCTACGACGCCAGCCGCACCGTGCCGACGGTCCGCTCGGCCGCCCGGTCCGTTGGCGGCGACGGGGTGAGCACGTCCGGCCTCGTCCCGGTGGTCATGAACGAGGCCTGGGACCCGTGGTCGGCGCACCGGGAGCTGATGCGGCAGGCCGTCCGGGTCGGCTGA
- a CDS encoding ATP-dependent helicase, which translates to MKTFALRPSLDSAADARPGAPGDPSAADTSEAEALLGGLNPVQAEAARTTEGPVMIIAGPGSGKTRTLTHRIAYLLAAKKAWPSQILALTFTNKAAREMRSRVMGLVGEEAKGMWIGTFHSVFARVLRREADQIGFSRDFTIYDSDDSEKMIKELMTRYNVDPKRVTPRSVKNAISGAKNAMVSPEEYARLAGDPFTEAAAKLYTPYQAALRKANAMDFDDLLGMPIRLFEQHPDTLKAYQRRWRYLHIDEYQDTNRTQYVLAKLLAADHHNLCVVGDDAQSIYAFRGADIQNILSFQKDYPGAKELRLEQNYRSTQKIVRLADAVIKGNAKQLDKTLWTDNDEGDPIVLMEALSERDEAQKIERTLRDIRSRTGIGWRDAAVLYRTNAQSRSIEEALRRGGIPYRIVGGTSFYQRKEIKDALAYLRLVVNPSDDASILRVVNVPTRGIGGKTLDQLRTYAAEHRVALWQAIQDPQGAGLSARASKAVEEFGFLISRFASKATTAPADELARELIQETGLLKTLRDQNTPEALTRLENVHELLNAVAEFAGSDPSGEPRTLSEFLQEVSLVADVDRLSDDENRVTLMTLHASKGLEFKVVFVTGLEEGLFPLAKAAQDPTELEEERRLLYVGVTRAEEMLYLSFARSRYRYGDQQSSIRSRFLDELDGDDLLRTESGGRVETRTDRFKTADGGMGRYGGMDPDYWKDTLRPEAEAAKKLKRRTKKVSSGERQIVYDEGQAAVVPGVQVYHSAFGNGKVISVEGVGERAMATVNFKSVGMKKLKLAFAKLQVVA; encoded by the coding sequence ATGAAGACGTTCGCCCTCCGTCCCTCGCTCGACTCCGCCGCCGACGCCCGGCCCGGCGCCCCCGGCGACCCCTCCGCCGCCGACACGTCCGAGGCCGAGGCCCTGCTCGGGGGCCTCAATCCCGTCCAGGCCGAGGCCGCGCGGACGACCGAGGGACCGGTCATGATCATCGCCGGTCCGGGATCCGGCAAGACGCGCACGCTCACGCACCGGATCGCCTACCTGCTGGCGGCCAAGAAGGCGTGGCCCAGCCAGATCCTGGCGCTGACGTTCACCAACAAGGCCGCCCGCGAGATGCGGAGCCGCGTCATGGGGCTCGTCGGCGAGGAGGCCAAGGGGATGTGGATCGGGACCTTCCACAGCGTGTTCGCCCGCGTCCTGCGCCGCGAGGCAGACCAGATCGGCTTCTCGCGCGACTTCACGATCTACGACTCGGATGACTCCGAGAAGATGATCAAGGAGCTCATGACGCGCTACAACGTCGACCCGAAGCGCGTCACGCCGCGGTCGGTCAAGAACGCCATCTCGGGCGCCAAGAACGCGATGGTGAGCCCGGAGGAGTACGCCCGCCTCGCAGGCGACCCCTTCACCGAGGCCGCCGCGAAGCTCTACACGCCGTACCAGGCCGCGCTCCGGAAGGCCAACGCGATGGACTTCGACGACCTGCTCGGCATGCCCATCCGCCTGTTCGAGCAGCATCCGGACACGCTCAAGGCCTACCAGCGTCGCTGGCGGTACCTCCACATCGACGAGTACCAGGACACCAACCGCACGCAGTACGTGCTGGCGAAGCTCCTCGCGGCCGACCACCACAACCTCTGCGTCGTCGGCGACGACGCGCAGTCGATCTACGCCTTCCGCGGGGCTGACATCCAGAACATCCTCTCGTTCCAGAAGGACTACCCGGGGGCGAAAGAGCTGCGGCTGGAGCAGAACTACCGCAGCACCCAGAAGATCGTCCGGCTGGCGGACGCGGTCATCAAGGGCAACGCGAAGCAGCTCGACAAGACGCTCTGGACCGACAACGACGAGGGCGACCCGATCGTCCTCATGGAGGCGCTCTCGGAGCGCGACGAGGCGCAGAAGATCGAGCGCACCCTCCGCGACATCCGGTCTCGCACGGGCATCGGCTGGCGCGACGCGGCGGTGCTGTACCGGACGAACGCGCAGAGTCGCTCGATCGAAGAGGCCCTGCGGCGCGGCGGCATCCCGTACCGGATCGTCGGCGGGACAAGCTTCTACCAGCGCAAGGAGATCAAGGACGCGCTCGCCTACCTCCGGCTGGTCGTCAACCCGAGCGACGACGCCTCCATCCTGCGCGTCGTCAACGTGCCGACGCGCGGCATCGGCGGCAAGACGCTCGACCAGCTCCGGACCTACGCCGCCGAGCACCGCGTGGCGCTGTGGCAGGCCATCCAGGACCCCCAGGGCGCCGGGCTCTCGGCCCGGGCATCGAAGGCCGTGGAAGAATTCGGCTTCCTGATCTCGCGCTTCGCCTCGAAGGCCACCACCGCTCCGGCCGACGAACTGGCCCGCGAGCTGATCCAGGAGACAGGTCTCCTCAAGACCCTCCGCGACCAGAACACGCCCGAGGCACTGACGCGGCTGGAGAACGTCCACGAGCTGCTGAACGCTGTCGCCGAGTTCGCGGGCTCTGACCCGTCCGGCGAGCCGCGCACACTCTCGGAGTTCCTCCAGGAGGTCAGCCTCGTGGCCGACGTGGACCGCCTCAGCGACGACGAGAACCGGGTCACGCTCATGACGCTCCACGCGTCGAAGGGACTGGAGTTCAAGGTGGTGTTCGTGACCGGCCTCGAAGAAGGGCTCTTCCCGCTGGCGAAGGCGGCGCAGGACCCGACCGAGCTGGAAGAAGAGCGGCGGCTCCTCTACGTGGGCGTGACGCGCGCCGAGGAGATGCTCTACCTCAGCTTCGCCCGGAGCCGGTACCGCTACGGCGACCAGCAGTCGAGCATCCGCAGCCGCTTCCTGGACGAGCTGGACGGCGACGACCTGCTGCGCACCGAGTCGGGCGGGCGCGTCGAGACGCGGACCGACCGCTTCAAGACGGCCGACGGGGGCATGGGCCGCTACGGCGGCATGGACCCGGACTACTGGAAGGACACCCTCCGCCCGGAGGCCGAGGCGGCCAAGAAGCTCAAGCGGCGCACCAAGAAGGTCTCGTCCGGCGAGCGGCAGATCGTCTACGACGAGGGGCAGGCGGCCGTCGTGCCGGGCGTGCAGGTCTACCACAGCGCCTTCGGGAACGGCAAGGTGATCTCGGTCGAGGGCGTCGGCGAGCGCGCGATGGCGACCGTCAACTTCAAGTCGGTCGGGATGAAGAAGCTGAAGCTGGCCTTTGCCAAGCTGCAGGTGGTCGCTTGA
- a CDS encoding PAS domain-containing protein, with product MSFVNGTLAKLPTMSPEELNALDFGVVKVDDTGTVEFYNTYESQLAGVAPEAARGRNFFTQVAPCSNSRLFYGRFKQGIARGDLAAEFVYTFTYKMRPTLVRVIMHKDDGGSNWVLIKKR from the coding sequence ATGAGCTTCGTCAACGGAACCCTCGCCAAGCTGCCCACCATGTCGCCCGAGGAGCTCAACGCCCTCGACTTCGGCGTCGTCAAGGTGGATGACACCGGCACGGTCGAGTTCTACAACACCTACGAGAGTCAGCTCGCCGGCGTCGCCCCCGAGGCGGCCCGCGGCCGCAACTTCTTCACCCAGGTCGCTCCGTGCTCCAACAGCCGCCTGTTCTACGGCCGCTTCAAGCAGGGCATCGCCCGGGGAGACCTCGCCGCCGAGTTCGTGTACACCTTCACGTACAAGATGCGGCCCACCCTCGTGCGTGTGATCATGCACAAGGACGACGGGGGCTCCAACTGGGTCCTCATCAAGAAGCGGTAG
- a CDS encoding 50S ribosomal protein L11 methyltransferase yields the protein MTPLPPSTHDTAQFLDYHVSMLRDTVRTNAFREAVHATVVEGDVVVDIGCGTGILSLFACQAGARHVYAIDRGPVLDVARDLARRNGLADRISFLRGESTVLDPPERADVLITETLWNLGLGEGLLSTVSDAVRRWLRPGAAIIPGTVEVRLAPIGLRGLRERLSVADLDYGVDFSHLEAASRNVPRSMFIWPEAVRCPAQTVWSARLPYGGPETIPMAAEFVVETAGTVNAFGGWFRSDLGGGVVLSNAPPSAAPSWEQAVFPLSHAVEVAPGDRIRVALETDATADTTWTWATRVLRDGAEVAAFQQSTRDVRLLTSA from the coding sequence TTGACCCCGCTCCCGCCGTCGACCCACGACACCGCCCAGTTCCTCGACTACCACGTCTCGATGCTCCGGGACACGGTCCGGACGAACGCCTTCCGCGAGGCCGTCCACGCCACCGTCGTCGAGGGGGACGTCGTGGTCGACATCGGGTGCGGGACGGGCATCCTCTCGCTGTTCGCGTGCCAGGCGGGCGCGCGGCACGTCTACGCCATCGACCGCGGCCCCGTGCTGGACGTCGCCCGCGACCTCGCGCGCCGCAACGGGCTGGCGGATCGCATCTCGTTCCTCCGTGGCGAGTCGACGGTCCTCGATCCGCCTGAGCGGGCGGACGTGCTGATCACGGAGACGCTCTGGAACCTGGGCCTCGGCGAGGGCCTGCTCTCGACCGTGTCCGACGCCGTCCGGCGGTGGCTCCGCCCGGGCGCGGCCATCATCCCAGGGACGGTCGAGGTTCGGCTCGCACCGATCGGCCTGCGCGGCCTGCGGGAGCGCCTCTCGGTGGCGGACCTCGACTACGGCGTCGACTTCTCGCACCTGGAGGCGGCCTCGCGCAACGTGCCGCGCTCAATGTTCATCTGGCCCGAGGCGGTGCGCTGCCCCGCTCAGACGGTATGGTCCGCGCGTCTCCCGTACGGCGGCCCCGAGACGATCCCGATGGCGGCCGAGTTCGTCGTCGAGACGGCCGGGACGGTCAACGCCTTCGGGGGCTGGTTCCGGTCGGACCTCGGTGGGGGCGTCGTGTTGAGCAACGCGCCCCCCAGCGCCGCGCCGAGCTGGGAGCAGGCCGTGTTCCCGCTCAGCCACGCCGTCGAGGTGGCGCCCGGCGACCGCATTCGGGTGGCCCTGGAGACGGACGCGACGGCCGACACCACGTGGACGTGGGCCACCCGAGTGCTTCGCGACGGCGCCGAAGTCGCCGCGTTCCAGCAGTCCACGCGCGACGTGAGGCTTCTGACGTCAGCCTGA
- the serA gene encoding phosphoglycerate dehydrogenase → MSVSLAKDKIKVLLLEGIHKTAVEAFEAAGYRNVDRRSGTVDARELLDLVHDVHFLGIRSRTQLTADVFAAAERLVGVGAFCIGTNQIDLAAAAAHGVAVFNAPFSNTRSVAELVLAEAILLLRGVPEKNAKAHRGEWAKSVGTSREIRGKTLGIVGYGNIGKQLSVLAEGLGMRVLFHDTADVLPLGNAQPVLHLDELLTKSDVVSLHVPDTPQTHGLFAAPQISLMKEDAVLINASRGSVVDLEALAAALDGGMLAGAAVDVYPTEPKSNDEPFASPLQGVDRALLTPHIGGSTIEAQQNIGAEVAGKLIRYSDNGSTMTAVNVPEVALPPHPGAHRILHLHRNVPGVMAAVNRVFSDLGVNVEAQFLQTRGELGYVVTDVGRGSSAEALAALQSVHGTIRTRVLY, encoded by the coding sequence ATGTCCGTCTCGCTCGCCAAAGACAAGATCAAGGTCCTCCTGCTGGAGGGCATCCACAAGACCGCCGTCGAGGCCTTCGAGGCGGCCGGATACCGGAACGTCGACCGGCGGAGCGGGACCGTGGACGCGCGGGAACTGCTGGACCTCGTCCACGACGTCCACTTCCTCGGCATCCGCTCGCGGACCCAGCTGACGGCCGACGTGTTCGCGGCGGCCGAGCGGCTGGTCGGCGTCGGGGCGTTCTGCATCGGGACCAACCAGATCGACCTCGCGGCGGCGGCGGCGCACGGCGTGGCGGTGTTCAACGCGCCGTTCTCCAACACGCGCTCGGTGGCCGAGCTGGTGCTCGCTGAGGCCATCCTGCTGCTGCGTGGCGTGCCCGAGAAGAACGCCAAGGCGCACCGTGGCGAGTGGGCGAAGAGCGTCGGCACGAGCCGCGAGATTCGGGGCAAGACGCTCGGCATCGTCGGTTATGGCAACATCGGCAAGCAGCTCTCGGTGCTGGCGGAAGGCCTCGGCATGCGGGTCCTCTTCCACGACACCGCCGACGTGCTGCCGCTCGGCAACGCCCAGCCGGTGCTCCACCTGGACGAGCTGCTGACGAAGTCCGACGTGGTGTCGCTCCACGTGCCGGACACGCCCCAGACGCACGGCCTCTTCGCCGCGCCCCAGATCTCGCTCATGAAGGAGGACGCCGTCCTCATCAACGCCTCGCGCGGATCGGTCGTGGACCTGGAGGCTCTCGCGGCGGCCCTCGACGGCGGGATGCTGGCGGGTGCCGCGGTGGACGTGTACCCGACCGAGCCAAAGTCCAACGACGAGCCCTTCGCGAGCCCGCTGCAGGGCGTCGACCGGGCGCTGCTGACGCCGCACATCGGCGGGTCGACCATCGAGGCGCAGCAGAACATCGGCGCGGAGGTGGCGGGCAAGCTGATCCGCTACAGCGACAACGGCAGCACGATGACCGCCGTCAACGTGCCCGAGGTGGCGCTGCCGCCGCACCCCGGCGCCCACCGGATCCTCCACCTCCACCGCAACGTGCCCGGCGTGATGGCGGCCGTCAACCGCGTGTTCTCCGACCTCGGCGTCAACGTGGAAGCGCAGTTCCTCCAGACGCGCGGCGAGCTGGGCTACGTGGTCACCGACGTGGGCCGGGGCTCGTCGGCAGAGGCGCTGGCGGCGCTCCAGTCCGTCCACGGCACCATCCGGACGCGCGTGCTCTACTGA